One Micromonospora sp. FIMYZ51 genomic window carries:
- a CDS encoding M14 family zinc carboxypeptidase, translating to MRRTKLRIALLVLPALVGSTLLAGAPAPVGAEPAASTGAERSHLEHQAEIGHVRIQLTGAEMLEKVVDAGFDLEHGLQRVPDGIEGEVMATAEQIAELEAMGVKILGDDEGFTWSDEADGGLQAVSTSGARTAQTVQPASHQATVRIARADWFTTKGQGFLYVEARTTEGAQTNPIVGMQLENDSGPGTSFGFARTMSRFVDSGQYMFHRNLFKLDTRPDQIRVTSATGGVTTGKVSNWLENAPPPLTDKRGYKWNLVDGYKTPQQLFQRAEEIAREYPKIAQIVYLPNKTNGYQRKAMATIGGTGQSAVVVHSAAWGHEGGNDITVEFVNRSGANLPLAVEVNGKAVRVLLAKNAAGELASTAAEVATALRTQSQGLIDRAHPYRTNAGTGIVASTATPIALTDFLDQKRAGAPAGDPPRGEATIPVLRIGKHRDGRNPGVLIQAQDHAREWVPATTSLEAAERLVQNYNSDKETKKIVDNTDVFFILSNNPDGANYSFYNFASQRRNLTNHCPDENADPGRRDSWGVDLNRNYRVGSGHDGYAGGSTSCISNTYQGPEKLSEPESKNVIWLVEKFDNIKFMMSVHSNGGQLFWQPGAYIADGRITTPRPPLGDEAFYWQSAGRILSQVKAYRETVVTPENVGGSSDVLYSSAGNVREDLYHTYGIYAFGWEVGGSVYNPATGNWQGGSFQPPWEGNPELVSGHAETMEYANGIMEMFRVAADWGKDKKKPTSTLVPGGGRYHGSVDVRFETDEPATIYYTTDGSRPTLDSPRYQATEFREPGEVFHVTETTTFHWFSVDAAGNVEKGYDPTKGKGNNYRKATVTIVNR from the coding sequence ATGCGGCGCACCAAACTGCGCATCGCGCTTCTCGTGCTGCCCGCCCTGGTGGGCAGCACGCTCTTGGCCGGCGCGCCCGCGCCGGTCGGCGCGGAGCCCGCCGCGTCGACCGGCGCAGAGCGCTCGCACCTGGAGCATCAGGCGGAGATAGGCCACGTACGCATCCAACTGACCGGCGCCGAGATGCTGGAGAAGGTCGTCGACGCCGGCTTCGACCTGGAGCACGGTCTCCAGCGGGTGCCCGACGGCATCGAGGGCGAGGTGATGGCCACCGCCGAGCAGATCGCCGAACTCGAGGCGATGGGCGTCAAGATCCTCGGCGACGACGAGGGCTTCACCTGGAGCGACGAGGCCGACGGCGGTCTACAGGCCGTCAGCACGTCCGGTGCTCGTACGGCTCAGACGGTCCAGCCGGCCAGCCACCAGGCGACGGTGCGGATCGCCCGCGCCGACTGGTTCACCACCAAGGGGCAGGGTTTCCTCTACGTGGAGGCGCGCACCACCGAGGGGGCGCAGACCAACCCGATCGTCGGCATGCAGCTCGAGAACGACTCCGGCCCGGGCACCTCGTTCGGCTTTGCCCGGACGATGAGCCGCTTCGTCGACTCCGGGCAGTACATGTTCCACCGGAACCTGTTCAAGTTGGACACTCGCCCGGACCAGATCCGGGTCACCAGCGCGACCGGCGGCGTGACCACCGGCAAGGTCTCGAACTGGCTGGAGAACGCCCCTCCGCCGTTGACGGACAAGCGGGGCTACAAGTGGAACCTGGTCGACGGATACAAGACCCCGCAGCAGCTCTTCCAGCGCGCTGAGGAGATCGCCCGCGAGTACCCGAAGATCGCGCAGATCGTCTACCTGCCGAACAAGACGAACGGCTACCAGCGCAAGGCGATGGCCACGATCGGTGGCACCGGGCAGTCGGCGGTCGTGGTCCACTCGGCGGCGTGGGGTCACGAGGGCGGTAACGACATCACCGTCGAGTTCGTGAACCGGTCGGGGGCGAACCTTCCGCTCGCGGTCGAGGTGAACGGCAAGGCGGTACGTGTGCTGCTGGCCAAGAACGCCGCTGGTGAGCTCGCGAGCACCGCCGCTGAGGTGGCGACGGCGCTGCGGACCCAGTCCCAGGGTCTGATCGACCGGGCGCATCCGTACCGCACGAACGCCGGCACCGGCATCGTCGCGTCGACGGCCACCCCGATCGCGCTCACCGACTTCCTGGACCAGAAGCGCGCCGGTGCGCCGGCGGGCGATCCGCCGCGTGGCGAGGCGACGATTCCGGTGCTGCGGATCGGCAAGCACCGCGACGGGCGCAACCCGGGCGTGCTGATCCAGGCGCAGGACCACGCCCGCGAGTGGGTGCCCGCGACGACGTCGCTGGAAGCCGCCGAGCGGCTGGTGCAGAACTACAACTCCGACAAGGAGACCAAGAAGATCGTCGACAACACCGACGTCTTCTTCATCCTGTCCAACAACCCGGACGGCGCGAACTACAGCTTCTACAACTTCGCGTCGCAGCGCCGGAACCTGACCAACCACTGCCCGGACGAGAACGCCGACCCGGGTCGGCGCGACTCCTGGGGCGTGGACCTGAACCGCAACTACCGGGTCGGGTCGGGTCACGACGGTTACGCGGGCGGCTCCACCAGCTGCATCAGCAACACCTACCAGGGCCCGGAGAAGCTCTCCGAGCCGGAGTCGAAGAACGTCATCTGGCTTGTCGAGAAGTTCGACAACATCAAGTTCATGATGTCGGTGCACTCCAACGGTGGTCAGCTCTTCTGGCAGCCGGGTGCGTACATCGCGGACGGACGGATCACCACGCCCCGCCCGCCGCTGGGCGACGAGGCGTTCTACTGGCAGTCGGCCGGTCGGATCCTGTCGCAGGTGAAGGCCTACCGGGAGACCGTCGTCACGCCGGAGAACGTCGGTGGCTCGTCGGACGTGCTCTACTCCTCCGCCGGCAACGTACGTGAGGATCTGTACCACACCTACGGGATCTACGCCTTCGGCTGGGAGGTCGGCGGCTCGGTCTACAACCCGGCGACCGGCAACTGGCAGGGCGGCTCGTTCCAGCCGCCGTGGGAGGGCAACCCCGAGCTGGTCAGCGGCCACGCCGAGACCATGGAGTACGCCAACGGCATCATGGAGATGTTCCGGGTCGCGGCGGACTGGGGCAAGGACAAGAAGAAGCCCACCTCCACCCTCGTTCCCGGCGGCGGGCGCTACCACGGCTCGGTCGACGTGCGCTTCGAGACCGACGAACCGGCCACCATCTACTACACGACGGATGGCAGCCGTCCCACCCTGGACTCGCCGCGTTACCAGGCGACCGAGTTCCGGGAGCCGGGCGAGGTGTTCCACGTGACCGAGACGACCACGTTCCACTGGTTCTCGGTCGACGCGGCCGGCAACGTCGAGAAGGGCTACGACCCGACCAAGGGCAAGGGCAACAACTACCGCAAGGCGACGGTCACGATCGTCAACCGCTGA
- a CDS encoding sugar ABC transporter permease, with the protein MTSPALSVPAPRAPLGTGIRIGIGFLLLLPALLALAWSYLLPTGLAIARSTTRDRLLGPSTQDRLLNPSIDVGTDHYRQRFEQGIVGEYRMALLLAIVPLVLALLVAPVLALLADRAGRRARLATRALLAVPVAGYAPVALILGWRLDRIEPGSLARPYAMLAELTAVGGAGLVVAVATTAFLGTLRGRRRLNDALPAAATVAGLLLIGIIAATLQSFVAPMLIASNRAPLPLTNIVALSLARMDLGRGSAEAVLLLAVLAVLGLAATALLLASRTRIEIAERPAAHPDTSGPKATAPAGPPAAPGEGSRAARIGLAAAGVVSVGLMLWAAWPWLRRSFRYTNDLGLLPGASLGDLLVWTWLPTLLTTVVTIGVAVAGGFAIGGLRPLGRFSELLLLPFAPWLFVGTGPLAIESYLRTRDLGQLNTFLGIMPPGWVSIPALFLFTVLFRGLEPRWRAGGGLGRTMLAPAAPMVLLAGLVTWLVTAGQLLWPWLVGQTPGTRTAAVEAMAQGGTGRVRGDELALGAVLPLPIMVLFLVALVALQVRYLDRLAIRVGRQPELP; encoded by the coding sequence ATGACCAGCCCAGCACTGTCCGTGCCGGCACCGCGCGCCCCACTGGGCACCGGCATCCGGATCGGCATCGGATTCCTGCTGCTGCTTCCCGCCCTTCTCGCCCTCGCCTGGTCCTATCTGCTGCCCACCGGGCTGGCGATAGCTCGCTCCACGACCCGGGACCGCCTGCTCGGCCCGTCGACCCAGGACCGCCTGCTCAACCCGTCGATCGACGTCGGCACCGACCACTACCGACAGCGCTTCGAGCAGGGCATCGTCGGCGAGTACCGAATGGCCCTGCTGTTGGCGATCGTCCCGCTCGTGCTGGCCCTGCTGGTCGCACCGGTGCTGGCACTGCTCGCCGACCGGGCCGGGCGGCGGGCTCGGCTGGCCACCCGAGCCCTGTTGGCCGTGCCGGTCGCCGGGTACGCGCCGGTGGCGCTGATCCTCGGTTGGCGCCTCGACCGCATCGAACCGGGCTCGCTGGCCCGCCCGTACGCGATGCTCGCGGAGCTGACCGCGGTCGGTGGCGCGGGGCTCGTCGTCGCCGTCGCCACCACCGCCTTCCTCGGCACGCTACGCGGTCGTCGCCGGCTGAACGACGCGCTGCCGGCGGCAGCGACCGTGGCCGGCCTGCTGCTGATCGGGATCATCGCGGCCACGTTGCAGAGCTTCGTCGCGCCGATGCTGATCGCCAGCAACCGCGCGCCCCTGCCCCTGACGAACATTGTCGCCCTGTCCCTGGCTCGGATGGACCTCGGTCGCGGCTCCGCCGAGGCAGTGCTGCTGCTCGCCGTCCTGGCCGTGCTGGGCCTGGCGGCGACGGCACTGCTGCTGGCCAGCCGCACCCGGATCGAGATCGCCGAACGACCGGCCGCGCACCCCGACACGTCCGGACCGAAGGCCACCGCGCCTGCCGGGCCGCCGGCAGCGCCGGGCGAGGGCAGTCGTGCGGCCCGGATCGGGCTGGCCGCGGCGGGCGTGGTGTCGGTCGGCCTGATGCTGTGGGCGGCGTGGCCGTGGCTGCGCCGCAGCTTCCGGTACACCAACGACCTTGGGCTGCTGCCGGGCGCCAGCCTGGGCGACCTGCTGGTCTGGACCTGGCTGCCGACGCTGCTGACGACGGTCGTCACCATCGGTGTCGCCGTGGCCGGCGGCTTCGCCATCGGCGGGCTGCGCCCCCTGGGCCGGTTCAGCGAGTTGCTCCTTCTGCCGTTCGCGCCGTGGCTGTTCGTCGGCACCGGACCGCTCGCCATCGAGTCCTACCTACGGACCCGTGACCTCGGCCAGCTCAACACCTTCCTCGGGATCATGCCGCCCGGCTGGGTCAGCATCCCGGCGCTGTTCCTGTTCACCGTGCTGTTTCGCGGACTGGAGCCCAGGTGGCGGGCCGGCGGCGGGCTGGGGCGCACGATGCTCGCCCCGGCCGCACCGATGGTGCTGCTGGCCGGTCTGGTGACCTGGCTGGTCACCGCCGGGCAACTGCTCTGGCCGTGGCTCGTGGGGCAGACGCCGGGCACCCGGACGGCAGCGGTCGAGGCGATGGCGCAGGGCGGCACCGGCCGAGTCCGTGGCGACGAACTGGCCCTCGGCGCGGTGCTCCCACTACCGATCATGGTGCTGTTCCTGGTCGCGCTGGTCGCGCTTCAGGTGCGGTACCTCGACCGGCTGGCGATTCGGGTCGGCCGCCAACCCGAGCTGCCGTAG
- a CDS encoding carbohydrate ABC transporter permease, whose translation MTTTIARKPPRPRTRPVWEEKPTAVGQAGKALLLGLLVLGVLFPFWVILVTSLSSRETIAEAGGFVVVPRGIDTSAYETIFAGGAVTRALWISTLVTVIGTAIALTVTVLAAYGLSRPRSLGYRWLLAYFLLPFLIYPPLVPKYLVVTGLGLKDTIWALILPPAISVFNLVVVRGFFQGIPQELLDSARIDGANDFLTLARIVLPLSRAVIAVVGLFYAVAYWNVWFDAVLFIDSNDMYPIQRVLQSYLLAGQAPNTSGGSSGVTMPPTEAIKMAVVIVTVAPIVAVYPFIQRHFVKGVLIGAVKG comes from the coding sequence ATGACCACCACCATCGCCCGGAAGCCGCCCCGGCCGCGTACCCGCCCGGTGTGGGAGGAGAAACCCACAGCGGTCGGTCAGGCCGGCAAGGCGCTGCTGCTCGGCCTGCTCGTGCTCGGCGTGCTCTTCCCGTTCTGGGTGATCCTGGTGACCAGCCTCTCCTCGCGGGAGACGATCGCCGAGGCCGGCGGCTTCGTGGTCGTCCCCAGGGGAATCGACACCTCCGCGTACGAGACCATCTTCGCCGGTGGCGCCGTCACCCGGGCACTGTGGATCAGCACCCTGGTCACCGTCATCGGCACCGCCATCGCGCTGACCGTGACGGTGCTCGCCGCGTACGGGCTGTCCCGGCCGCGCTCGTTGGGCTACCGGTGGCTGCTCGCGTACTTCCTGCTGCCGTTCCTGATCTACCCGCCGCTGGTGCCGAAGTACCTCGTGGTGACCGGGCTGGGCCTCAAGGACACCATCTGGGCGCTGATCCTGCCCCCCGCGATCAGCGTGTTCAACCTGGTCGTCGTCCGGGGCTTCTTCCAGGGCATCCCGCAGGAACTGCTGGACAGCGCCCGCATCGACGGCGCCAACGACTTCCTGACCCTGGCCCGGATCGTCCTGCCGCTGTCCCGGGCGGTGATCGCGGTGGTCGGCCTCTTCTACGCGGTGGCCTACTGGAACGTCTGGTTCGACGCGGTGCTCTTCATCGACAGCAACGACATGTACCCGATCCAGCGGGTGTTGCAGAGCTACCTGCTGGCCGGGCAGGCTCCGAACACCTCCGGCGGCAGCAGCGGCGTCACCATGCCGCCCACCGAGGCGATCAAGATGGCGGTGGTCATCGTCACCGTCGCGCCGATCGTCGCCGTCTACCCGTTCATCCAGCGGCACTTCGTCAAGGGCGTGCTGATCGGTGCCGTCAAGGGCTGA
- a CDS encoding ABC transporter permease subunit — MSTSHAPVEAGTDRTRPRGASPPAGPPAPRTGRRRISLRARLRRDWQLLAMVAPGFLILLVFSYLPILGNVIAFQDYNPYLGDNPLEAFTQSNWIGFGQFQLLFEDPAFWGAFRNTLAITAFQLVFFFPLPILLAIALHNLLSSRLRGFIQTVVYLPHFFSWVLVVTFFVAMFGGAGLLAQTMREAGMEPWHIMTNPDTFIILVTAEAVWKDVGWGTIVFLAALSTIDQNLYEAAAADGAGRWRRLWHITLPGLRPVIVLLLILRLGDALSVGFEQFLLQREAVGRQASEVLDTFVYHFSIATGNYGYGAAAGLFKAAIGLCLILAANKVAHLLGERGIYSRS, encoded by the coding sequence ATGAGCACCAGTCACGCACCCGTCGAGGCCGGGACCGACCGGACCCGGCCTCGCGGGGCGAGCCCACCGGCCGGGCCACCCGCGCCCCGCACCGGCCGTCGCCGGATCTCGCTGCGGGCCCGGCTGCGCCGCGACTGGCAGCTGCTGGCCATGGTCGCACCGGGCTTCCTCATCCTGCTGGTCTTCAGCTACCTGCCGATCCTCGGCAACGTCATCGCCTTTCAGGACTACAACCCGTACCTCGGTGACAATCCACTTGAGGCGTTCACGCAGAGCAACTGGATCGGCTTCGGGCAGTTCCAGCTCCTCTTCGAGGACCCGGCGTTCTGGGGCGCGTTCCGCAACACCCTGGCGATCACCGCGTTCCAGCTGGTCTTCTTCTTTCCGCTGCCGATCCTGCTGGCGATCGCGCTGCACAACCTGCTCTCCAGCCGGCTGCGCGGCTTCATCCAGACCGTGGTGTACCTGCCGCACTTCTTCAGCTGGGTGCTGGTGGTCACCTTCTTCGTCGCCATGTTCGGCGGCGCCGGTCTGCTGGCGCAGACGATGCGCGAGGCCGGGATGGAACCGTGGCACATCATGACCAACCCGGACACCTTCATCATCCTGGTCACCGCCGAGGCGGTCTGGAAGGACGTCGGCTGGGGCACCATCGTCTTCCTGGCCGCGCTATCCACCATCGACCAGAACCTCTACGAGGCGGCGGCGGCCGACGGCGCCGGACGGTGGCGCCGGCTCTGGCACATCACCCTGCCCGGCCTGCGCCCGGTGATCGTACTGCTGCTCATCCTGCGGTTGGGCGACGCGCTCTCGGTCGGCTTCGAGCAGTTCCTCCTGCAACGCGAGGCCGTCGGCCGGCAGGCCTCGGAGGTGCTCGACACCTTCGTCTACCACTTCTCCATCGCCACCGGGAACTACGGCTACGGTGCCGCGGCCGGCCTCTTCAAGGCCGCCATCGGGCTCTGCCTGATCCTGGCCGCCAACAAGGTGGCGCACCTGCTCGGCGAACGAGGGATCTACTCGCGCTCATGA
- a CDS encoding extracellular solute-binding protein: protein MTYQHSGARSSRRTFLGLVGLGAATVAGGPLLTGCSEKPAGSGTAQNLDAFADILPTHKELTQSIAPDIVGTRPVPDGYTKYPSNLVDLISEKPGSSGKEITAMTPQWGPAPPGIAQSAYLQAVNAELGVPVNFTIQDGNTYADKLNAMFGGRDVPELLCVPGWEVEKIPRFAEAIGVLFEDLTDHLKGDAADAYPMLAAFPTGAWRHAIWNGRLAAVPNPTDGPFPWAMFTRKDLLDARGLTIPTSLDELLAMAKEVTDPAKKVWAFDDVFAMIQMYHKVPGSKQGWRLTSDGTPEFKYETPEFRQALEVMAKIYQDGLVHPDIIASRGADSAQLFAKNGAIVFTRAGVGMWQPAQAEHQKVNPKLNIQPVPIYSATGGDPLVWGDDEPISFTFVKKGVGKERVEELLRVINWCSAPLGSQEAQLRDYGVEGKHHTPTPNGPRKTDLAFKEIVNQYFFISGRNPAIGPFPDTPNYVPDLLNYSNQMVKYLEKDPWNGVKLEMPAAYKANQVPTEDKFNDVLRGRRPLSDVDAIVQEWKANGGEEARRLLAESLPKAN, encoded by the coding sequence ATGACATATCAGCACTCCGGTGCGAGGAGCAGCCGCCGTACCTTCCTCGGCCTGGTGGGCCTCGGCGCGGCCACCGTCGCCGGCGGCCCACTGCTCACCGGCTGCTCGGAGAAGCCGGCCGGCAGCGGCACCGCGCAGAACCTGGACGCCTTCGCCGACATCCTGCCCACCCACAAGGAGCTGACCCAGAGCATCGCGCCGGACATCGTCGGCACCCGGCCGGTGCCGGACGGATACACCAAATATCCGAGCAACCTGGTCGACCTGATCAGCGAGAAGCCGGGCAGCAGCGGCAAGGAGATCACGGCGATGACCCCACAGTGGGGTCCCGCACCGCCCGGCATCGCCCAGAGCGCCTACCTCCAGGCGGTAAACGCGGAACTCGGCGTCCCGGTCAACTTCACCATCCAGGACGGCAACACGTACGCGGACAAGCTCAACGCCATGTTCGGCGGCCGGGACGTTCCGGAACTGCTCTGCGTACCGGGCTGGGAGGTGGAGAAGATCCCGCGGTTCGCCGAGGCCATCGGCGTACTCTTCGAGGATCTGACCGACCACCTCAAGGGCGACGCGGCAGACGCCTACCCGATGCTGGCTGCCTTCCCGACCGGGGCCTGGCGGCACGCCATCTGGAACGGACGCCTCGCGGCGGTGCCCAACCCGACCGACGGACCGTTCCCGTGGGCGATGTTCACCCGCAAGGACCTGCTGGACGCCCGCGGCCTGACCATCCCGACCTCGCTTGACGAACTGCTGGCGATGGCGAAGGAGGTCACCGACCCGGCGAAGAAGGTGTGGGCCTTCGACGACGTCTTCGCCATGATCCAGATGTACCACAAGGTGCCCGGCTCCAAGCAGGGCTGGCGGCTGACCTCCGACGGCACCCCCGAGTTCAAGTACGAGACCCCGGAGTTCCGCCAGGCACTTGAGGTGATGGCGAAGATCTACCAGGACGGCCTGGTCCACCCGGACATCATCGCCAGCCGGGGCGCCGACTCCGCCCAACTCTTCGCCAAGAACGGCGCGATCGTCTTCACCCGGGCGGGGGTCGGCATGTGGCAGCCGGCCCAGGCCGAACACCAGAAGGTGAACCCCAAGCTCAACATCCAGCCGGTGCCGATCTACTCCGCCACCGGCGGGGATCCCCTGGTCTGGGGCGACGACGAGCCGATCTCGTTCACCTTCGTCAAGAAGGGCGTCGGCAAGGAACGCGTCGAGGAACTGCTGCGCGTCATCAACTGGTGCTCCGCGCCGCTGGGTAGCCAGGAGGCACAGCTACGCGACTACGGGGTGGAGGGCAAACACCACACCCCGACGCCGAACGGCCCCCGCAAGACCGACCTGGCGTTCAAGGAAATCGTCAACCAGTACTTCTTCATCAGCGGTCGCAACCCGGCCATCGGGCCGTTCCCGGACACCCCCAACTACGTCCCGGACCTGCTGAACTACTCCAACCAGATGGTCAAGTACCTGGAGAAGGACCCCTGGAACGGGGTGAAGCTGGAGATGCCGGCCGCCTACAAGGCCAACCAGGTGCCCACCGAGGACAAGTTCAACGACGTGCTGCGGGGCCGCCGGCCGCTGTCCGACGTCGACGCCATCGTGCAGGAATGGAAGGCCAACGGCGGTGAGGAGGCCCGGCGCCTGCTCGCGGAATCGCTGCCCAAGGCCAACTGA
- a CDS encoding SAM-dependent methyltransferase: protein MVDGTAVAGGEQDRPKLDTGVPQTARIWNYLLGGKDNFAADREVGDQIIANLPHLAQNARLSRAYLTRAVRYLAGAAGIRQFLDIGTGLPTADNTHEVAQSVNPQARIVYVDNDPLVLTHARALLVGTSEGATDYVDADIRDPETILREASRTLDLNQPVALILMGILGHIESDDEAKSIIDSVMAKLPSGSYLAMYDGSDTSEAVTEAVRIWNISANPKYHLRSPERIAALFDGLELVEPGVVSVTRWRPDANPAPEEIDQYCAVGRKP from the coding sequence GTGGTGGACGGTACCGCCGTGGCGGGCGGCGAACAGGACAGGCCCAAGTTGGATACCGGTGTGCCGCAGACGGCTCGGATCTGGAACTACCTGCTCGGCGGCAAGGACAACTTCGCCGCCGATCGTGAGGTCGGCGACCAGATCATCGCCAACCTGCCACATCTCGCGCAGAACGCCAGGCTCTCCCGGGCCTACCTCACCCGCGCGGTGCGCTACCTGGCCGGTGCGGCCGGCATCCGGCAGTTCCTCGACATCGGCACCGGCCTGCCCACCGCCGACAACACCCACGAGGTGGCCCAGTCGGTCAACCCGCAGGCGCGGATCGTCTACGTCGACAACGACCCGCTGGTGCTGACCCATGCCCGCGCGCTGCTGGTGGGCACGTCCGAAGGCGCCACCGACTACGTCGACGCGGACATCCGCGACCCCGAGACAATTCTCCGGGAGGCGTCGCGGACGCTGGACCTGAACCAGCCGGTCGCGCTGATCCTGATGGGCATCCTCGGCCACATCGAGTCCGACGACGAGGCCAAGTCGATCATCGACAGCGTCATGGCCAAGCTGCCCTCCGGCAGTTACCTGGCGATGTACGACGGCAGCGACACCAGCGAGGCGGTCACCGAGGCCGTACGGATCTGGAACATCTCCGCCAATCCGAAGTACCACCTGCGCAGCCCGGAGCGGATCGCGGCTCTCTTCGACGGTCTGGAGCTGGTCGAGCCCGGCGTCGTCTCGGTCACCCGCTGGCGCCCCGACGCGAACCCGGCGCCCGAGGAGATCGACCAGTACTGCGCGGTCGGCCGCAAGCCGTAA
- a CDS encoding DMT family transporter, producing MERTVGLTLGALGVLAFSMSLPATRVAVQQLDPWFVSFGRSVGAALLAWGYLRVTGAPRPSRGQWRRLVLVALGVVVGFPLFTSLALTSQTSAHGAIVITVLPAMTAVFAVLRAGERPPPLFWLASAGGLLAVLAFLAVSGTLRGALSVADLFLLAAVALAGLGYAEGGALARELGGARTICWALLLSLPATLPIAAVAALAHPPHAGPPAWSAFGYLTVVSMFLGFFAWYAGLARGGIAQVGQLQLAQPVLTLLWSALLLGEHVTPASIVAALVVLACVALTQRTRVGRSH from the coding sequence GTGGAGCGGACGGTCGGCCTCACCCTCGGCGCGCTGGGCGTGCTCGCGTTCAGCATGTCGCTGCCGGCCACCCGGGTCGCCGTGCAACAACTCGACCCCTGGTTCGTCTCGTTCGGCCGGTCCGTCGGTGCGGCGCTGCTGGCCTGGGGCTACCTGCGCGTCACCGGCGCGCCGCGCCCCAGCCGGGGCCAGTGGCGCCGGCTGGTGCTGGTTGCCCTCGGCGTCGTGGTCGGCTTCCCGCTCTTCACCTCGCTGGCGTTGACCAGCCAGACCTCCGCGCACGGCGCGATCGTGATCACCGTGCTGCCCGCCATGACCGCCGTCTTCGCGGTGCTGCGCGCCGGTGAGCGCCCGCCGCCGCTGTTCTGGCTCGCGAGCGCCGGCGGGCTGCTGGCCGTGCTCGCCTTCCTGGCCGTCAGCGGCACGCTGCGCGGCGCCCTCTCCGTGGCCGACCTGTTCCTGCTCGCGGCAGTCGCGCTCGCCGGTCTCGGGTACGCCGAGGGCGGCGCGCTCGCCCGCGAACTGGGCGGAGCCCGGACGATCTGCTGGGCCCTGCTGCTGTCGCTGCCCGCCACCCTGCCGATCGCTGCCGTGGCGGCGCTGGCCCACCCCCCGCACGCCGGTCCGCCCGCCTGGTCGGCGTTCGGCTACCTCACCGTGGTCTCCATGTTCCTCGGCTTCTTCGCCTGGTACGCCGGCCTGGCCCGGGGCGGCATCGCGCAGGTCGGCCAGCTCCAACTCGCTCAGCCGGTGCTCACCCTGCTCTGGTCGGCACTGCTGCTCGGCGAGCACGTCACCCCGGCCTCGATCGTTGCCGCGCTGGTGGTGCTGGCCTGCGTCGCCCTGACCCAACGCACCCGGGTCGGCCGGTCCCACTGA
- a CDS encoding PLP-dependent aminotransferase family protein: MKDGNAAERVIQDLRRLVAAAAPGTRLPSVRELTARHQASPVTVAGALRQLVAQGLVETRSGRGTYVAARPQRPHAPDLAWQTVALGSRRPGEEEMQALLALPPAGAIALSGGYLDAELQPAAALGTALTRAARQPASWQRGPVEGRADLRAWFAREVGGGLRAEDMVICPGGQAALSTALRALAVPGDALLVEAPTYLGALAAAGAAGLRVVPVPADADGVRPDQLAAAFARTGARLFYCQPLHANPHGATLAAHRRARVAETVRDAGAFLIEDDYARDLTIDGEPPAPLAADDPDGHVVYLRSLTKSTAPGLRVAALGARGPAGARLRAARLLDDFFVAGPLQQATIEFVTAPAWTRHRRALRTALRARREALLTALRRHLPHLLDGQPVPRGGLHLWVRLADGTDDVALAAAAAAEGVVVFPGRPWYATEPPAAHLRLSYAATPPELMDEAVRRLARAI; the protein is encoded by the coding sequence ATGAAAGACGGTAACGCAGCCGAGCGTGTTATCCAAGATCTGCGTCGGCTGGTGGCTGCGGCGGCACCCGGCACGCGACTGCCCTCGGTGCGCGAGCTGACCGCCCGGCACCAGGCATCCCCGGTCACCGTCGCCGGGGCGCTCCGGCAGTTGGTCGCCCAGGGGCTGGTCGAGACCCGATCCGGCCGGGGCACCTACGTGGCTGCCCGGCCGCAGCGACCGCACGCACCCGACCTGGCCTGGCAGACCGTTGCCCTCGGTTCCCGCCGTCCCGGCGAGGAGGAGATGCAGGCGCTACTGGCGCTACCGCCGGCCGGGGCCATCGCGCTCTCCGGTGGTTACCTCGACGCGGAGTTGCAGCCCGCCGCCGCGCTCGGCACCGCGCTCACCCGCGCCGCCCGGCAGCCCGCGTCCTGGCAACGTGGGCCGGTCGAGGGGCGGGCCGACCTGCGTGCCTGGTTCGCCCGCGAGGTCGGCGGTGGACTGCGCGCCGAGGACATGGTGATCTGCCCCGGTGGGCAGGCCGCGCTCTCCACGGCGCTACGCGCGCTCGCCGTACCCGGTGACGCCCTGCTCGTCGAGGCGCCGACCTACCTGGGCGCGCTGGCCGCCGCCGGGGCGGCCGGGCTGCGGGTGGTGCCGGTGCCCGCCGACGCCGACGGCGTACGACCCGATCAGCTCGCCGCCGCGTTCGCCCGGACCGGAGCGCGGCTGTTCTACTGCCAGCCGCTGCACGCCAACCCGCATGGCGCGACCCTGGCCGCGCACCGGCGGGCCCGGGTCGCCGAGACCGTACGCGACGCCGGGGCGTTCCTGATCGAGGACGACTACGCCCGCGATCTGACCATCGACGGGGAGCCGCCGGCACCGCTGGCCGCCGACGATCCCGACGGGCACGTCGTCTACCTGCGGTCGCTGACGAAGTCCACCGCCCCGGGGTTGCGGGTCGCCGCGCTCGGTGCCCGGGGGCCGGCCGGTGCCCGGTTGCGCGCGGCCCGCCTGCTCGACGACTTCTTCGTCGCCGGACCACTGCAACAGGCCACCATCGAGTTCGTCACCGCCCCGGCCTGGACGCGGCACCGGCGCGCCCTGCGTACCGCGCTGCGGGCCCGCCGCGAGGCGCTGCTGACCGCGCTGCGCCGGCACCTGCCGCACCTGCTCGACGGGCAGCCGGTCCCGCGTGGCGGCCTGCACCTCTGGGTGCGGCTGGCCGACGGCACCGACGACGTCGCGCTGGCCGCCGCCGCAGCCGCCGAAGGCGTCGTCGTCTTTCCCGGCCGCCCCTGGTACGCGACCGAACCGCCGGCGGCGCACCTGCGCCTCAGCTACGCCGCCACCCCACCGGAACTGATGGACGAGGCCGTGCGCCGCCTGGCCCGCGCCATCTAG